The DNA window ATAAAATTGACTTCTCCCGTCTGATGAGCTGCCGTGCCCTGATCTCTCTGTTCTATACTTATGTTTCTCTTCATTAGGACATTTTAAAAGTCACAATTTAATTACTCCATCCCCACCCTGCCATTCATCTCGAGTTTCTCATCGGTCTTCAATGTTTCTCGTGTCCACCGTGTATTAAAGCAGCCGCGCTGATTGCGTTCATGCCCTCTCCTGTCGTGAATGGAGGAAATAGAGCTGATTAGTTTCGGTGCATATGAAGACGAGTGGAATAGAGTTTTGGGTTAAATAGCCCAATGTGCCGATAAATGGCCTTGTGACCCCAGTGTAATTTAAAGATGTTAATTTCATTAGAGGAGTCGCTGTTCTCAAGGCCAGAGCACCGGTGAATAGATTGCCTTGTCATTCTTCGCATTCATTGTCAGCTGACCTCATAAAATCATTGTGTTCAGCTGCTTTTCTGCATCTGCGTGAATAGCAGCGTTAGGTGAATGTATTCAATTCTCATGTGAGGGAATATGTTGTTTTGCGACCCTCAACATTTCTAATAATCCAAAACATGGCCTTTGATATGAAGGTTTATGTTATCGTAGATGCAAAATGTAACTTTTCTTCGTATTTCTCCCACGTTATACTGAATATTAGACCTGAAGCTCCATTAAGAACATTCGGTGTGGAATATTAGTGTATGGAAGTGTTTACCCTGGTGAGCTGtatttattgtgttgtgtttgacAGGACAAAGTGGGTATAATGGTTTAGTTTTGTTAGTCCATATAGCACTCTTGTTTGCACCTGATCCCAGCACTAGAGACCGCCATCTTATTGACTCGGACTAATTGCCTCTGGAACACACAATAGCCGGTTGCTTCATCTTACACAGAGTAATGCATTGTTAAAGATGGCTTGAGCACATCAACTGTATTAAAAAGGGATTTTTTAGTTCACGGCCTTGACTTAAATGCTGGTTTGTCATATTTGTATGAAAAGCGAAAATAAGGCTCATGGAATCATGCTTTGTACGCAGTCAGTACATAACGTCCTATGGTCTAAATTGACTACAGGATGGAATTGACAAACTCTTTcacattcttaaagggatacgttaactgtttggttatcaacattcttcataatatcttcttttgtgttcaacagaaaaaagaaactcatacaggtttgggacaacttgaGGATGTAAATGACGACACAATTAatattttgggttgaactataaCTTTAAGGTGTGATTACTTTAAGGTTAGAAATGgctgttgctatagaaacagtcagcgttctgagacatGCGTTTAGGACTGCGCATGCACATTGGCTGGtatagcctgaaaaataagcttttttatgctatttgagcaaaagaaataacatttatgaGACGGttgttgttgtcagatttcatttgtgatttcaaatatgaaatttaatcataagcttGGTGAACAGTTTTGAAGAATTACATTTTTCCTCTTTCATAGAGATAGGAGCTGTACTTGCATGCAAGAGAGGTGTTTCAAAggtggccgccgagtgacatgacttgtcttaaagggactttgtgtataaagcacagctctcacagaagtcactttcataCCAAGCActtttctgttggtcaacatggCAAATTGGCAAAGTCTATTTAGAGAGATCTTTCCCAAATTTTCCCATCGCGTAGAATCTTATTGAATCTATGCAATATTCTAATAAATGTGACCACACGTCTTACTAAACATTTTgcgaaatctgcatggggaaatctttctccctcacacaaaataatatggattcatatttaaatgatttcattgGCAAAACTGAACAATTGTAAATGTGATTGCACCATTAGTCCTAATGAATGACTCATTCAGTACTAGATTTTGCACCGTTTTGAACAAAAATCTCCCTGCGCAGATTTCCGATGAGGAGATTGAACGGATTATGTCCGGACAGGAGTTTAAGGATGATGCCAACATGCCGGAACACACTTGGGGAAACAATGGCGACAGCGACCACAGTTCCCCTGGCAACGGCATCTCCGATGGGAATCAGCCATCTCCTGTATCCACACTTTCATCCAAGTGAGTATTCCCTTCTCCGCTGCAAAAACAGCAGTTTGTGGGAATAATTCACAAAACGCAAAAGGAAAAATTGacaaattagattagatttagatttttcagATTACATGTTAGATTACAAATTTAGATTACAGGCTTTAGATacaatgaacatgaaacaaaagacTGGATTCCTTTTGTATTTGcctcaaatgcatttaaaaaaaagtgtaaaaaatattgtaacctatatttattttctttttcctttccatTTCTTCCCACACAGTCGCTCTGTGGAGCTGAATGGCTACACCGCTGCTTTGAGGGAACAGTATATTGGCAACGCAATGGCCCAGCACTACCAGTTCCTGCCTCACTTGTTTGGATATGCCGCCCAGCCGCGGAGTCTGTACCCTCAGAGTCATACCCTCATCAGCCAGCTGGTGGCAGCAGAGGAACTGGCCCCTCTGGGTACACCCATGCTCATTGAGGACGGGTAAACAACACCTCATTCACTCAACAGCCATGTGGGCcatcattcattttaaaacagtttttaagtcaagtaacctttatttatacagtatagcgCTCTTAACAATAGagatttacagtattaaataggaaaataatgtgtcaataatgcaaaaagacaatagtaaacactcaattttcagtgaaaggcagttcatcatttaattcagtgatgtcatcatccagctcagttcagtttaaatagtatctatgCAATCAAGTTGATGATAccactggatattaagtgtccccaactaaacaagccagaggcaacagcagcaaggaaccaaaactccatcggtgacagaatggagaaaaaaccttgggagaaaccaggctcagtcgggggaccagttcttctctgaccagacgaaaccagcagttcaattccaggctgcagcaaagtcacattgtgcagaggactcaacaggttcctgtggtcttgtcccggtggtcgtctgagactaggtctttacaggggatctggggctcatctagttgtcctggtctccgctgtctttctgGGATGTTGTGGTCTTTCATTCAGGGCTGTTAAGGtttctggtctggatacgtactggatccgggtgactgtagtgaccatctgatctggatatagactggatctggtggctatagtgacctcggaataagagagaaacagactaatattagcgtagatgccttcattctaacgatgtagcaagtacatcgggtgttatgggaagtgttcccggttcctgTTGTCCTATTTAATGCAGACTAACAATCATTTGAcggatttaaataatattataaatgtgttagtgtgttatgtgtaagccaggttaaagagatgggtctttgatctagatttaaactgatagagtgtgtctgccttccgaacaatgttaggtaggttatttgggcgctaaataggacaaggatctgccgcccacaattgatttttatattctaGGCATCATCAACATAACATTCATAAAATCTAGTGCTAATGCTCACATAatgctctttttctcttttttttgcaggTATCGGGTCACTCAGGTGGAGCTGTTTGCGCTATTGTGTCGGCTGGCGGATGAACTTCTCTTCAGACAGATCTCCTGGATCAAGAAGCTTCCTTTCTTCTGCGAGCTGTCCATCGAGGACTACACGCGGCTCCTGAGCGCCACCTGGCAGGAGCTCATCCTGCTGGCCTGCCTGACGGTTTACAGCGCCCAGGTGTTGGGCGACCTCGCCAACGTCACTGACAAATACACTCCATCAGACGATGAGCTGCAGAGGTGAGGAATATAGAGTTTATGTCACACACCTTTTATTCCCTGCTCCCTGTTTGGATAATTAATGAGAACCGATTTAATACAGTGATTGATCAGATACTGCTAATAAGAATCTGGGCCTTACAAATATCTTCTTCCTGCTCTTCTGTGCATGTAGGGCTTGTTGTGATCCCTACTAGTGCTAAATCATGATAGTTAGACTGTTCTCCATGCTTCAGGTACTCTCAGGCTTCTCTGTATggaggtgtgtgtatgtgggagAAAGGCAGAGTGAAACAGACGTGTTATGTCTGTCCTCTCCCTGCATTCTCCTCAAAAATGTTTGTGcctttttatgtttgtaataaactttGTAATTAACTTTACATACATTGTggcatttttcagattttttaagttttttacagATTATGTTAATCAGTATAACAATCTGAGtgaaaggatgaattaaattttatataatgtatattttaattgcaaaataagtatttgttaaattatttgtttatagatagatagatagatagatagatagatagatagatagatagatagatagatagatagatggatagatactactgttcaaaggtttgtggttggtaagactttttttgtgtttttgaaagacgtctcttaggCTCATCAAGgctgataatatttttatgaaatatcattagaattttaaataccttttttctatttgcatatattttaaaatttaattaatttctgtgatgcaaagctgaattttcagcatcattactccagtcttcagtgtcacatgatccttcagagatcattctaatatgctgatttgcttctcaagaaacatttcttattattatcaatgttgaaaaccgttgtgcagcttaatatttttgtggaaactgtgatacatttttttacatatatacaaatattttgtaacattatagatatctttatatttgcattttggtCTAATCCCAGGCCTTAATGCACATTTCTAGAGCCATGATTAATATACCTGTAAAAATGAAATGCTAGTGCTGACATGGaggaggggtgtgagtgtggtgtgtgtaaatTAGTCTGCAATCACCTGATCTCTGAACCGTCTCTTCTTGATCTCCTGGGTAGATTTACTGTTGCATGCGGGGCAGAAATGCAGGTCTGAGGTAGTGAAACATTCCCATTTACTGTGCAGGTACACGCTGAAGATCATGACCTACCTTTAGGGAGAGAGTTCAAAGAGTCTGGGGTAATTAAAGGAGAGCAGCAGATAAACGTACAGACCGATCAGATCCAGAAAAGTAGAATAGAGTCACAAAGGCTGAGAAAAGCACTTAGACTGAATGGTGCTGGTACATTGTGTCATGGGTTTACTCTTTTGTGATGGGTATATGAAGTGATTTAGCATTATGCTgtgattttatttctattattacatGATTCATGTGGTATACTACTCAAACATATTCTTAAATCATTAGCAACATACATATATAACCACATAGCATATGCTTGTGTGGAATCAGATGATAGACCAACATTTGTAACAGGTTTATTATACACTCTCATGGTTTTAACAattcatttaatgaaaataatactgtaacttcatagtattcatatttttttcaaagcagATGTCAGAACATTTCAGACATTTctatatatgtataattgtatgtatatattgttatatagtaATACTCTtgattattcataaatatatcatataaaatgtaatttatataagaaaattaaaattatttttaaaaatgtgatcatTGAAACACACAGTTATGACAAATGTTGAGTTATGTTATCATAGAAATCAATTCAAAATTACTATTTACACTGACCTCACATTgctaaaatataagatacatgTCTGgtttatttcaaaatgatttctgattaGATTCTGAACATTTCAGATTCAGTcggttttatttagattttatgaaGTGATTGAACTTTGCTGCTTATGTGGGAGATGTTGGTTCAAATCTGATCCACATATTGTCCTGATCTTGTCAATGCTGTCAACACGAATTGGACCTTGTTGACGGAGCTGTGAGGTCAGTTGTTGGATCTATAGTTGACTGatgaattgtttgtgtttgtgtagtttCAGTGAGGATGGGATGGAGGTGATGGAGAAGCTGATCTATCTGTTCCGTAAGTTCCATCAGCTGAAGGTCAGCAATGAGGAATATGCCTGCATGAAGGCCATCAACTTCCTTAACCAAGGTAAAACCGCAAGTATTTCCATTATAATACAATACAGcattatacagtatactgtatgctgATTCTCTTCTGACTTATCTTCTGATAATTACTGCTCACTGCATGAGCACTTCAACAGATAATAGAGATCTTCAGAATCAACAATAATAGAGCCATAACATCATAATGACACGAAACAGAAAAGCACAtgtttcattttcatatatttctttGTATGTGTCTAGACATCCGCGGTCTGACCAATGTGACCCAGCTGGAGCAGCTGAACAAACGTTATTGGTACGTTTGTCAGGATTACACCGAGTACAAGTACCCTCACCAGCCCAAACGCTTTCCCGAGATCATGATGTGTCTGCCAGAAATCCGCTGCATTGCAGGTAAGtccaaaaacaacacatttcatgtattttaataagAACTGCATCTGTTTAACGGTCAGATCTCACCATTCTCCCCTCGTTATTCAGGGAAGTTGGTCAACATCCCTTTGGAGCAGCTCCCCCTGCTGTTTAAGGCAGTATTGCACTCCTGTAAGTCAAGTCTGAACAACTACAGGACAGGCTCCTCCCCCTGTGTGACAAAGGGTACCGCCCCTGCCAACTAGCCCCGCCTCCCTTGAAAAACACCCTCCCCATCTATTGCACGGGGGCAGGGTGTTATTTGGCGGTGGGACTCCCGGTaccctcctccttctcctctcaTGAATGTGACAAGAAACTATTTTACGCATTTTGTTTAGATAAGTGTTGTTTTTCTCTCTATTTATTACCAGACAGAGCTGAATGTATGTTGATCCACACTGTGCACATGCtccttttcaaatgaaaatgcacaaaaagcGCAGTGGATTTCACACGCTTCAGTCCAAACTGCGATATGTGACGTGTAACCACTGATCGGATTAGATCTACtgcttggttttattttatacttCTGTTCACTTTCTGCTGATAGGGACAGATATGTATGAAAGGAATTGTTTTATTGAAAGACTACCTCAGGAAGAAAGCATTTCACGTGCTCCCTCTCTGTTTTGTGGCCGTTAACGTCGACACTGTGCCTTGAGTTTGAGACAGTCTTGTCATTTCTTACGCATTTGCGGTGCGCTGCAGTTCTCAAACACATGCTCGGTAGTCACGTAACCTTTAAACACACGGGTTTTTATCTTACCATACAAGGCCGGGATGGAGAGCGTGATTGTTTACACAAAAGAGAGGTGTACGGGTATGTTTCACAATCATAGGCTGGGGACGAAACGGCAACAGAATGTGtctgttaatattgtttttgttgatttcttttttctttttgagggaAGTAATCCCTGCTCTGCTCACTCTtgttgaaaacatgaaaaatagcCGCTTCGGTCATCATACTGCACACTCCACACAGTTTGCACTCATTC is part of the Cyprinus carpio isolate SPL01 chromosome A8, ASM1834038v1, whole genome shotgun sequence genome and encodes:
- the LOC109073542 gene encoding nuclear receptor subfamily 6 group A member 1-A-like isoform X1, giving the protein MVDKIHGVDFSKKHFGTTANGFCGDLLDAEEQDEQAEQRSCLICGDRATGLHYGIISCEGCKGFFKRSICNKRVYRCSRDKNCEMSRKQRNRCQYCRLLKCLQMGMNRKAIREDGMPGGRNKSIGPVQISDEEIERIMSGQEFKDDANMPEHTWGNNGDSDHSSPGNGISDGNQPSPVSTLSSNRSVELNGYTAALREQYIGNAMAQHYQFLPHLFGYAAQPRSLYPQSHTLISQLVAAEELAPLGTPMLIEDGYRVTQVELFALLCRLADELLFRQISWIKKLPFFCELSIEDYTRLLSATWQELILLACLTVYSAQVLGDLANVTDKYTPSDDELQSFSEDGMEVMEKLIYLFRKFHQLKVSNEEYACMKAINFLNQDIRGLTNVTQLEQLNKRYWYVCQDYTEYKYPHQPKRFPEIMMCLPEIRCIAGKLVNIPLEQLPLLFKAVLHSCKSSLNNYRTGSSPCVTKGTAPAN
- the LOC109073542 gene encoding nuclear receptor subfamily 6 group A member 1-A-like isoform X2, whose translation is MDSWEDEQAEQRSCLICGDRATGLHYGIISCEGCKGFFKRSICNKRVYRCSRDKNCEMSRKQRNRCQYCRLLKCLQMGMNRKAIREDGMPGGRNKSIGPVQISDEEIERIMSGQEFKDDANMPEHTWGNNGDSDHSSPGNGISDGNQPSPVSTLSSNRSVELNGYTAALREQYIGNAMAQHYQFLPHLFGYAAQPRSLYPQSHTLISQLVAAEELAPLGTPMLIEDGYRVTQVELFALLCRLADELLFRQISWIKKLPFFCELSIEDYTRLLSATWQELILLACLTVYSAQVLGDLANVTDKYTPSDDELQSFSEDGMEVMEKLIYLFRKFHQLKVSNEEYACMKAINFLNQDIRGLTNVTQLEQLNKRYWYVCQDYTEYKYPHQPKRFPEIMMCLPEIRCIAGKLVNIPLEQLPLLFKAVLHSCKSSLNNYRTGSSPCVTKGTAPAN